The Prinia subflava isolate CZ2003 ecotype Zambia chromosome 2, Cam_Psub_1.2, whole genome shotgun sequence genomic sequence AAATGGTGTCAACCCTGGGTGCCTCACTTGAACAGGAAGCAGGTAAAAAGAATGCAGATCTAGaattttggatttgttttagATGTTGCAGTGCCTAAACTGGGTAGCTCAAAACAGTTGATCAAGTCAAAATGTGAAGTTCAGCATAAGCACGTTGacaagtttttcttctgttcaccaagaaatataaaatgctGGTTTAGTCAGCCAGGATTAAGATCATTGAGAAAGGAGCAGtactttaaaattcagaaatttgGCTTTGCAATCCAAACCATTATTCTGCTAATGGCAGACCCTAAGAAATCTGGATGGATTTAAAATAGTAGATAGACTTTCAAAATCCTTTAAATGTTTTAGAATTTATTTGGAATGTTTAAAATTTAAGATTGTTTTACAAATACGAGACTTTAATCATGTCTTTGCATCAGTTCCCCTGAGTGGTGGCTGTTTGTTGATAGCAAGGTATAAATCAAgaatagtatttttaaagacaaaaccCTACTCTAGCTCTTCTTTGGTCCCAGACCATCAAGATGATTCTCCAGCTAACTAAAAATATGCCATTCATTATTAAAAGTTAATATTGATGTCTGTCCAGCACCCTTTTAGGATAGGCaatgaggaagaaaaggtgGGATCAGTtactttttttgtatttgtttgtgCTGTAGTGTATTGATAACTTTGTAGCTGTTAAATTGATATATTGAATTTGATATGGATGGGTTTTGTCCAAGTGTTTCTGAGTAAACAGATAATCCATTCCAAGTTCCAATCTTTAAGCCATGGCTCTGCATGTATGTCTGTGACATCCTTGTACTCCTGGCTACATTGCTTTTGCTAGAATTGTCTTAATCCTTGAATATTAATTGTCACTGAAATTGGAATCTTCATTAAAATCAGTCAGgtaggttttgtttctttaatttgaTCTTTAGACTGAGAAGcataactgatttttttttttttaaattaatcaagAGAAATGTACTTGCTTGAACTGGCAGAGTGCTAGAGATCTCTAGGTGTGTTCTAAATTATTAATCGAGCTAATAGGCTTTGAAAAAGCCATCATAGAGATCCTGGTATCTATTTATACAGTTTCTGAGACTAGATTACTTGTATTTAAATACATCAGGACagttatttctttctttcacagtACATAATGTTTTGTCAGAGATCGTGCAGAGAAGCCAGAAGTAACGTTATTAATTCAGGGACAGAACAGGTgtattctttcttccttccaagGAAAATTAATGTTGAGTGAAGTGCCAAATTGGTGTTTTATAAATGAAGATACAATATAATTGTTGGCAAGCTTATTCTTTTTCATCCTCTATGCCAACACTTGGTGCTACCCTACACCAGAGCACTCTGTAGGGaatgctgttttctgctctgtgctttccaaTGTGTTGAGAACACTTGTTCTGAACTCATTGTTATAAAGTGCAATTGCAAAGCTCAGTGCCACACCTCTAAACATTGCAATGGTGTCACAATATCAAAGTCTCTCATAATAAGAGACCATTTTTTGTTGGAGAGCTATCAGCTCTCCATGGTTCTTATCAGCTATGAAACTTAATCTGAAATGTAAAAGTAAATGTGCCAAAATGGAACAAGGGCTGTCTCTAGTAGCTATAGTCTGGCATTCATGTGTGGCAGGAACTTTAGCTGTTTTGATTATTTTGCCCTAAACTATTGCCACCATGCTTGTCACTTTTTCTGCTCACAGTGGTTTCAGAGACAGAGGTGTAGACAGCTGGGAGGGTCTTACTTCAATAGTTAAAGGAAAGTTACTGATGTGATTTATACACTGCTCATTATTAGATGGCTGTGTTTCATTCTACCAGGCACATGAATGTAGGTCTAACACAGAAATTGGTTTCTCCCTAGTTTAGGCAAAATAGGGTATTTCCTCTCCATGAACAGAAAGTAGTGCACTAAATCCATCACACCTCAGTTTGACCAGTATGATACTTTCACTCAAAAGCTGTAATTCTGGTAGCTGGGATCAGTTCAGAGTGATGTTCCTGGCCACCAGATCTGTCAGGGACTTCAGGATCCAGCCACATCCAAGTTCACATTTGTATTTGTGAGCCGCCAAAACAGACTCTCTGTTGCTTCACTACAGCTCGTAAAGTCTGAATGTCATGTGCTTTCTCAGAGATAAGAAGCAGAGATAAATATTTGTACAGTATTTGGAAAATGTACATCCTTCAGAAATTGTTCATGGGATGCTGGTGGGAATGCTTAAAGCTTTTCACATGCCTTACTTTGTCTTCTGAACTCTGTAGTTACATTTTCACAAAATGCCAATGTAGGCTGTTGTAGGTGAGTGTATGCACTAAGTGTGCATTTGAAATCATCCTTTACTTCTGTCAGTCTTCTGACTACTAATTTTTTGTCATAGCTTTTGCAGTTAATTGCAAAATCCCAGTTAACTTCACTGAGTGGTGCAGCACAGAAGAACTACTTTAACATTTTGGACAAAATTGTGCAAAAGGGTAAGACCTAAGAATTTGTAATCTGACTGTTCAGATTTAATTGCTGTAACTAAGCTatcaactgattttttttttttttttttagtttattacCATTTTTACATTGTAAGACATAGCAATAGCATACTTAGTGCCAGGTTTCATACTTCCCATCCCATAATTGTAGTAAGTTATTTTCTCTTAGTTATTGAATAAAGTCTATTGAAACACATTGGTGAAATTAAGTGACATTTAGATTCTATTCACAAACTATTGGTTTCTTCTAAATTATACTCTTCACAAAATGCGAAAGCTTATAGGTTAATGAAATGTTTGGGTTTAAGTTTGCATGATGTACTGAGACCTAAAAAACATAggttttgattattttatgaaaaaagcCATTACATTatattgatatttattttttttctggtaaccAGGCTAAATGGAGATATTATACTGTCTGCTTTGAACTGAAGAAACTGGATTTATAACTACCTGTTTAGCATTAAGCTTATTAAATGCATAGCCTGATTTTTTGCATCAAATTTGCCTGTGAAATTGCTTATTATTGATCTTGCATGTAAGAAACAGCACCACTGAATGTCATGGTGGGAATTAGGGCAGTTATTGGTACAGAAACAATTGAGTCGTAAGCAATTAGTCTAAAAAAAAGTGTTGATTAGCTTGAGCTATTAGCTTGGTTAACTCTGTCAACCAAAATtgtatttggtttgttttgttttccagttatGGAGGACCAATATAATCCACGACTGATCAAAGATCTTCTACAGGATCTGAGTTCTACTCTCTGTATACTCATTAGGGGAGTAGGAAAATCTGTCTTGGTAGGCAACATCAATATTTGGATTTGCAGATTAGAAACTATCCTTCTGTGGcaacaacaattaaaaaatcttCAGATGAACAAGGTATTAAATTATAgtatttattaatatattattaaatCATATTAATATTTGGGGAGGGGAATTATGTTGAATATTGTGTGAGGATTTGTAAGTGAACCAAgtttcaaatacattttaaaccctGTTTTACTTGTTTGGTTTTATGAAGAGATAATGTGAAATTAACTCATTGTCATCAACttaattttctaatattttaatagcttttctttaatgaaagCTGCTACAGTGTCTTTACTGCTGCTTTGTAGTAGAGATGTATAGATGGAATTTGTTTTCCCACACAAGtaagtttaaaacaaattatCTCTAGTTTGTTAGATAGACATGGGGAAAAAGTCCCAATTTTCAgttccaaaataaattttctacaactgaagaaataaaaatataaaaacattttggaggtgtgtaaagaaaacagaaagaaagagaaaatactcAAGTAGCAATTTTACAGATTTATTCATTAGCACAGttgattttgtaaaaaaaaaaaaaaaccaaagataATTACTTCAGCATCTGGATTCTCCCCATGTGACTGTGTTCAAAGCATGTGGTATGCATGCACTCTCCCAGGGTTTTATAGTGGAAACTTCTGATGATAAGctgacattttttttaaactcactGGGTTATCCTGGAAGAAATGCAATAACATATTGCTTACTGTAAAGCCATACAAGGGTTTTATCTATTGACTTTCAGCTATGAAATTTTGAAATTGTCCTTTCTGTGTGAGCTGGTTATCTGAATAAACCAGCTCCTTTTGGAATAGGAAGGAGAAATGAGAAACTTGgtctcagcagtttccatgaGCCAGGCCACCACGGCACAGACACTTCTGAGGCAGCGCAGTTACTGCTGCTCTTGTTTCCTTCAGCGTGACACTTCCCTCGGAGCTGTTTTACACTGGCTGAAGCAGCCCGTGAGAAATACTGTAGTGCTCACATATTCATTCCTCGGCAAAGGACAGCCCCAGCAGTGTTTGTAGGAGATGACTCTATGGAAAGTCTGGTCTCTAAGCAGGGAGTCTAGCTGGAAAGGAAACAAGACACAAGTGTGAGGCTGCaggtgcagggctgctgtgctgccacccCGTTGTGACAGGGCAGCTGCCCGTGCTCCCTCCTTGCCAGCTGGGACACTGTCTGCAGCCTGCCACGGGGCACTGTgtaggagctgtgctgtggcttACCCCACTGCAGTTCACAGAGGTGTATAGTCTTCAAGAAAACTTTCTGAGTGCTCTCATTTGTCACCTCTGCAGATCTCATTTATAAAAGAGGAGGAACTTTCTCTAGACTTCAGAAATTATCCCGCTCTTTTCTGCCTCTGACTTccaaaatactttcattttatATCTCTGGTCTTCAGTCCTGTATTATGTATTCTATTCTGTACTCTGGTTGTCTTAAGGCAAGTCAACATGTGTTATGTTAATAAAAATTGAGAAACTGTAGTGATCCAACAAATCAGAAATAATTGGTTCATGCCTTTCTTATAGGTAAGGCTTTAGCACACTTGAGATAGAGTTGACTATATTATAATTTTCAAGACTGCATAATATTATTTTGAGAGAACAGAAGAAgtgtttcaaaaataatttgaaatttaaataatgAATTCTGGATATGTTTGTTTTAACAGTAGGAAAGCTATGAGTTATAAAGCTTACAGTTTGTTGCTTCTTCTGTACCATTAGTCATTTAAATTTTCAACAGCAGGTAGAGAATAACTGCAGGCAAACATTAACCATAGATTTTACTCAATGATTTGTAAAAACTAAACTAAGAAATTTAAGTAAAGAATCTTTATTATACTTTAGACTGTCATGTTTTTGTACCTAAAAGTCTTCAACTCTTATTTCCAGCAAGTCAACAATGGACTTACACTTAGCGATCTCCCTCTCCATATGCTGAATAACATCTTGTACAGGTTCTCTGATGGCTGGGACATTATTACTCTGGGTCAAGTGACCCCAACTTTGTACATGCTTAGTGAAGACAGACAGTTGTGGAAAAAGCTCTGCCAGTACCATTTTGCAGAAAAGCAGGTAATGAACTCTGTTATTTGTATAAATGTAG encodes the following:
- the FBXO25 gene encoding F-box only protein 25 isoform X2; this encodes MKKCTILKTVSLQPRKGKKIILGITQIHNRHGYCTLGEAFNRLDFSSAIQDIRRFNYVVKLLQLIAKSQLTSLSGAAQKNYFNILDKIVQKVMEDQYNPRLIKDLLQDLSSTLCILIRGVGKSVLVGNINIWICRLETILLWQQQLKNLQMNKQVNNGLTLSDLPLHMLNNILYRFSDGWDIITLGQVTPTLYMLSEDRQLWKKLCQYHFAEKQFCRHLIPSEKGHIDWKLMYFALQKCYPIKEQYGDTLHFCRHCSILFWKDTGHPCTASDPNTCLMPVSPQHFIDLFKF